TGGTGTTGATTATTTAGGACTGGATTGTTTAGCCTCCCTGTATGCCGGCTACATTTCTAAATGAAcctatttttgtactatggtcatCATTTCTAAGACTTGCTGATGCATGATTACACTGTAATTGCTACAGTAGACATGCAGGCGCAGCTTGGTGCATTCTTCTCTTCTTTCCCTTTATATTTTCTTCATCCTTGTGCTTGTAAATTTGTAACTCAAGAGGTCACAAACTTTTGCAATATGGAGGTATCACTTTCAGACTGGTACATATGCATGTAGCTGTTTATGAAGCATCATTTTACTAAAGTGTCCAATGTATGTTCTCTTATAATCCAGGTGCTTGATCAAGGCTGCGTATGAGCTTATTAACATCGATGGTGTGCTAAATGTGATCATAAGGAACCAGGAAAAGGAGTATGTCTCTTAATGGACATCTTTCTATTTTGCATTGAACTTTGATTAATTATTTTACTGTACATTTTCCAAAATTCAAGGATTGGCTTCTTACTCATTACAAATAGTTCCAGTCTTTATTCTTAGTTTCTACAGTTACATAAAGAACAATGTTCAAATTCACTGACCTGTGCTTTGTGACAGTACTTCACTGTATGTTCATTATATATGCATGTAGCAATACTTCCTTTCAATCTATTCATTAGTTCGTAAGCTAGATCGTGTGCCAAGTTGTATTTACTGGACACTTGTTACTCTTTTTCTTGTGCAATTATTCAGTCCTGGTTATATTTTGTGGTATTTCTGAATTGCGTAAATGACTCGAAACATCGGGAGCTACTAAATCTTGCCTGTACTGAATGTGTGCTTTTTTGCAATATCAAAATACGGTTCTCCTTAAAAGTATTATTTTCCCTTCTACTGAATATGCTTCTGGAAAAGGATCTCAACAGATCAACCAGAAGGAGAAGAGAGTAGCCAAAGACAAGTTAAGAACAAGACACATGCTTCAGATTAACTCCTATTCCTAGACCTGTATGCTTTTGATGATTGAATTAGATCAAACGAGTATATATTTCTAAAGATTAATGGATTCTAATCGTATGATTTTGACATGCAGCTAAGTTTTCCATATGTTTGACTATTGTGTTGCCGTGCAAATATGCAGAAGGATGGTCTACCTTTTTGGGACTTGGTTTTGTGAATCGATGTGTTATCTTGAGCAAATATCTTACCATTTGTACAATGTTATAATATGAACTTTTACTATTGATATATCATACTATATGTCGAATGTGTCAATACATATATACTTGCGGCAACTTCTAACTGAAATTTATTTTTCACCTACAAAAATATATAGATTCTTCATCCATGTTTTCATGTCGATACCTGATTTACATGTCCATACAGTTGGGCTGTTCGAGCTAACACTGCAAGGCCTTACAGTGCATCAGGGGCATCTAATAAAGTTTTTAGGTTTGTCCCTAGAACTATTATATCTAGACAAGATACTTGCTTACAGAACCATCAGAGCTGAACCTTCTAGGTAATTTTACATAATCAGCGGTTGGGCGCCCACAATCATCCATGATTTGCGTCGAAGCGAGATAAGGTTTACTCATGTTCTTATAGtttgtttctcttttctgttttgctTGGTTGATTTTCAGTTATAGAGAAGAGTTAGAGTTGGATGGAGTATCAAACAATGGAATCAAATCATGCATGGTATTGTAAGTCAACCATATAAGCATAGACATGTTTTCAGTTTTCCAATGTATAGTGGAAGTTATTTAAGTCGTTTGAAATATTAATACAGAGTTTTTCCTATTGATGTTTGCTGTGAACGATGTGAATATATTCCCTTAAAAAAATTCGTGTGAATATATTTGGATGGTTTCATCTTCAAATAAGATCTCTATAGTAGCAACAATTTTGAATAAaaaatactccctctataaacaatataagacgttttagatcatTAAAATTATATGTTCACACTTATACTAGTGTGAAAACTGAACAAGGATCAATTTTATTTTAGataaacgtgcatttgcacgtgtaCGATTACTAGTTTTATTTAAAACAATGCAACATATATCTCAGTTGCAGCATACCTCTCACCTGCGCACTCATCTCATCACTTCAAAAATGGACAAAAGGAAACACGGCTCAACCAGAAAGAAAAATCCGTTGTGGACACTAAAATCAGACTAGAAAATGAAAAGGCCCATAAAAGCAGCAAACACAGCGAAAGTACCTTTCTGCTCCGGAGCTTAAATGAGCTCGGTGAACAATAAAAAAATCCAATCTTTTTTGAGAAAAACATTGAAAAAAATTCCAAGTacttgcaaaaattcgtcatggaATCACATTCCTGCAAGGCGTggcaagaaaaaaaaacaaatttagtgctccaaaatgcttttgaaagtagcattttTAGAGTACCGACTTTTTTGCCACGTCATCTAGGAACGTGATTTCAAGACGAATTTTTGCAAGTACTtcaaacttttgtcaatgtttcacccaaaaaaatggaattttttttaatgttttcgattttgtttcggttttactgttcacccgagctcaacgagctcatttgagctcgggtgcagaaacttTGCGTCCCGAACACAGGCCCGtaccaagaacaaagaagaaaaaagcacGAAACAGGCCATCCCCATTTCGGCTGCACAACTCCCGGGCGTTGTTTTCAGCCATCCTGAGCGAATCTCCAGACACTTTGATCCAATGGTTGAAAAAGTGAATGGGACCAAAATAATTCCAAGCCTAATTAGTTTTAGCAAAACCGTTTAAACTTTAACGGCTACTCCCCCCGATTCAAAACACGTGAGCGAATTCGTCTTTTAGTTTGTGTCTCAACCGTTCATTTGAGAATCCAATCAAATCGACCACTACTCAACACTTGCAAACCAACTAATTTGAAAGAATACCGAGCTTAAGGAACAGGGCCAGTAAGCTAACCATATTTTGCTAGATTGTGCACATTAGATATGCGCCCAATATGAATGTAGAAGGAAACAGTTTCAGGTGTTTGATTCAGGAGTGCGTTCTACATGAAAAAGGGGAAGGAAATCCAAACTCATGTAGTGGTAGGGATGAGGAATCTTTGGCTTGAAAGAATTTTTGGGGACATAGATCAATTTAAACATTAACGGCTACTTCCTCCTattcaaaataagtgtcgtggttttggtTCATATTTGAACCAAAATCACGGCATTTATATTGggccggagggagtacattttaatTCCAGCTCCTACGTGTCGACAATAGGATTACCCCCGGATTGTTACATAAATTGCCTGCTTTTTTTTAATTTAGGCTAGTCGATTGATGAGAGAAGGAAGCAAGCGACGCGAGCAGGATTGAGGCCGCCAATAGTGGCGCCGGGGCAAACGCTCATTTTTTTTGAGTTTTTGGTTTAACAGTTGTGAacattcaaatttaaattatatcCCTTAAGTGCCCGAAAATGTACTTAATGATTTGAATATAGCAAACAAATCCTGAAAAGGCCAAAACAATTCATGGAACATGTGATGATGTATGTTGAGTGTAAAAAATCTCAAGCTCAAATGATGAAGCAATCCACACTTCACCTTCAAATCCGACGTGTTCCTTCTCAAACCATTATTCTTCTTGGAGATTGTTCAGTTTTCAAGCAGTGTACTTCACACATTTTCATAAATCTTCTTAATTTTTTGCCACAACCTATAGGGATCATATAAcaacaccatgccaactttcatgtttTTCAGACTTCGTCTGCATTTTTCGGAGTTAAAAAACAAGTAACCTCCATGTTcaaattctttttttcttttcttggacAAAGTCTAAAGATAGACTCAATAACACaaataggattttttttaaacctAATTATGTCAACTTTTCAATAtacttgtaattcaaatttgaattatatatACTAAATGCCTAAAATGCACTTGATGACTTAAATATAGTGAACGAATCGCCAAATGTGCCATATTTTGACATTAAACATATGATGGTGTATATTGAGTGGAAAAAGTTTCAGGGTCAAAAGATGAAGCAATTGACCCTTCACTTTTAAACCCAACTTGTTCCTTCTCAAAATCATGATTCTTTGTGGGAGATGGTTCGTTTTCAAAACATATGTCACAAACTTCTCAAAACCTTCTAACTTTTTAAAGAACCTATAGGGTTCATATAGTGGcgccatgacaagtttcatgtttttgtTACTTTGTTTGCGTTTTTGGAATAAAATACAATAAGCTCCATGGTCGAGGTCGATTTTGGCATCCTCATGCTTGGAATTTTCTTTTCTTATATAAGGCCTAAGCGTAGTCACAAGAACACAAATAGGATTTTTAATCCATTTTTGCCAACTTTTTCATGCACTTGCACTTCAAATTTAAATTATATCCTTAAATGTCTACAAATGCACTTAATGGCTTTTATCCAAAACATCCCTTATTTTTTCCACATGGAACATATATTACGTACATTGTGTTACTAATGAAAGTTTTTGGCATTCTTTGGGAACGTTTTGCTATTTGTTTAAGACATGAATTGCATTTCTAGCCATTTATCAAATAATATTCAATTTTGAACAACATGTACATAAAATGATCTATAAATTCAAGGAAAATCAATATTTTAGGTAGTTATACATATATTAGTAGCTTCCTTCGTAAAATAAACTTAAAAATGTACTCACATGCACTTTATTGCTTTTAAATTATTTGCCGAGTGTCTTACAAAAATAACACTCGGTAAATACCCTGCTTTTGGTGTTAAACACATAGGATTCTTTAATCTTGATTGTAATTTTTCTTCTTGGCTGATATTCCTTTGTTTTGTTGTCTTTTTAATTTTGTCAGATCAGTGTTTACATGGCTTATACTATGACCTGTATGATATAAATGATACGCATATTACCATGTAAAAAAAAGTTCCTATTTCAAGTATTGACCTCAAAGAATTTTTGGGGACATAGATCAATTTAAACATTGACGGCTACTTCCTCTGATTcaaaataagtgtcatggttttggtcgtatttgaaccaaaatCACGGcatttattttggatcggagggagtacattttaatTCCAGCTCCCGCGTGTCTGACGCTAAGCAACAACTGACGTTGCAGAAGACGATGTTAGTTATCCAGTAGACCGGGCTCTATTCTGCGGCAAAGGTGACCGAGATGGGGATCCTCACGGTGTGCTTCTCCGACACCCACAGTAGGGCGCCCTGCACCGCCGTGGCGCTGCTGTTGGTCGCCCACACGAATATTTGTAACTTCTGCACTTGGTCCGCCTCGGCGAACAATAGGGAGCTCGGGAAAACGCCGACGCTCACAGGGCTGTCTGCCGGCATGTCGACCTGATGGTGGTACGTGGCTGGCACCTCTCCGACGTTCTTCACAGTGCGGTCTACCTCAATAACAAACGTCGGGCTCCATGTCTGTGGGAACCTCAGCGAGATCGATGGGTAGTTTAGCTGGTACTCTCGGATCACCTTGACGGCCGAGCAGTCCACCGCCCGGCGCGCGATCACCGAGACTTGCTGGTTCGTATACATGCCGCATAGGTAGCCGATGTAGTCTTCGGCGGCGGCATCGAAGACCAGGCCGGGGTCCACGGCCTTCTCCGGATTGACATGGCCGGCCCCGACGGCAAAGAGGTCGGCGGTCTTGTGCTGCTCGTCGAGTATCAGCGTGCCGGAGCGGTCGGTGACGTCGGCGGTGGTCATGATGGCGGACTTGATCGCAGCCGGCGACCAGTCGGGGTGCTTGCTCTTGATCAGGGCGGCGACACCAGCAAGGTGCGGCGTCGACATGGACGTGCCGGAGAGAATGTTGAAGGTCGGCCTGAGGTCAATCGACGGTGGGCCGACATGGAACGGCCACGCCGCGATCACGTTCACGCCCGGGCCCGTGATGTCAGGCTTGAGAATGCCGGGGCTGTGGACGCTGGGGCCACGGGAGGAGAAGTAGGTGATGACCGGCGCCGGCGACGTGCCGAGGACCGTGCCTCTGAAGGAGATATTGGCCGTCGGGTTCGGCGTTGACTTGATGTAGTTCTTGATCTCCACTCCAGCAGCATAGCTGACTCGCGAGGCCGGCAGGACGTGCGCGACCGGGGACGTGATGTAACCCTGGGAAAACTCGTTGGCCAGAATCATGCCTGCGCCTCCTGCCCTCAGCACCTCGGCTCCCTTCTCCACCGGCAGGACGTTGCCGCTGTCGCATAACACTATCTTGTTCCTGACGTCAAAGCCGTCCAACGAGCCGTTGCCGCAGAACTGGGCGGAGGGCGTTGAGTTCGCACCGGGGTAGAACAACGGGGCAGCCACCGAGTTGTCGGGCTGGTAGAGCGACTCGCCGTCGAACGAGAGGTTTTCTCCAAGGATAACCTTGGCGATGATCAAACGGTCCATGGTGCTCGCCGCGACGGTGAGCATCCATGGCGCCTCATTCAATATTGTGGAGTTTCTCGGGCCGGCGTTGCCAGCCGCCATACTGACGAAGATCCCCTTCTCCGCTGCGGCGAACGTGCCGACGGCGACGCTATCATTGTAGAAAGGCCGCTGAGGAAAGCCGAGAGATATGGATATAACGTCGCAGCCGTCGGACACGGCGGCGTCGATGCCAGCGAGTACATCTACAACGGCACAGGCACCGCTCGCGTCGCAAACCTTGTACACGGCGACGTGCGCGCCGGGCGCGATACCGGACGCGGTGCCGTTGCCCTGCCCAAGCACCTGAGCACCCGGCACGGCTGATCCTGCGGCGGTGCTAGATGTGTGCGTGCCGTGCCCATTCCCGTCGATCGGCGACACGGGGGCGGCGCCAGGAGCACTGGGGTTGCCGCTGGTGATGAAGGTCCGAGCACCGATCAGTTTGTGCCCGTTGCACACGGAGCCGTTGAAGTCGCACCTCCCCTTCCACTTGGCCGGCGGCGGCATCATGCCGAAGCCGCTGAAGGAGGGGTGGTCGGGGAAGACACCGGTGTCAAGCACCCCGATGATGACGCCTTCGCCGGAGCCGACGGACAAGTTCCTCACACCCAGCGTCGTGTCCAGCCCGAGGAACTGCGACGTGTGCGTCGTCTGCACGTGGTAGATCACGTTCGGCACCGCGGCGACAAACCCGGACATGGCGGAGACGGTTTTGAGCTCCCGCCGCGTCAGCTGCGCCGCAAAGCCGCTCGCGACGTGGTGGTAGGAGTGCAGGAGACGGCCATGCTCGGGGAGGAAGGACTGGTGCCACGCCTTCAGGTCGTCAATGGTGGCGAACGGGCGGTTCTCCTGGGGCTGCACGTGGATGACGTACGTGCCGAGCTCGTCTCCGGCGGTGACaatggcgaggaggaggaaggcgagaAGGGAGAAAAGCAAGGACAGCTTGAAGCTTTCCATGACTAATGTACGTGGTCTGGCATGTCCAGTGCGTGTGCGTGCATGGTCCTTATACACGCCGGGCCCCTTTCTTGTTCTATCTGGAGGTATTGTTGTGGTCGAGAGTTTGAGACAAAGGAGCTTTGGAGCTGGGACATGGTGATGGATGATTGGGTACACTGCTTGGGAATTCACGTTCGGCGGCATGCAAAGACAAACCGATCGAGGGTGTCATGGACACTCAAACGTATCATTTGAAACAAAAAACGATTAAATACGGCTGGCCGGCTGAAAACTGGGCCGGTCGCACACGCGTGCGACACGCGGCAAGCAATCGATCAGTCCGCCACTTCCTCCTCCTTTCTTATGGGGCTAGCACCGCGCTCGCTTATTTTCCCTACTTTTAAAGATTGCAGTTGATGGTCGTCTGTTTTGTGGACGTGCCGTGATTCCTTCTTGAACACGTAGTTGAGGagtcagtttttttttttttttggtttgtTGTCGTCTTGTACTAACATAAGGTTACCTGGGTCAGTGACTATCAAGTGGAGTTACTGTCGTGAGGATCAACTATTTAAGTATATAGTATACGCGCTGTTGTACCATATTAAAATATTTTTCTAAATTGTATGGTGTTATGAAGCAAGTTCTTGACTTGCAATACATGGAAACCAAGCATGGTAAAAGATCAATATATTTGTTTTAGTGTGATTTGCTTGACCATGGAAGTAAGAGCACCACGAGGGTGCAATCGGATGGGTTCTTTAAAAGCATAAATATGTCTGCCTTTTGGTACAAGGACCAATTGATGGTTGCAGCCAAAGCTAGAACAAGTTTTTTACTTGGAGGACACAAATTTGGTAATCCATGGAAGGTGGTTCTGCCTATCAACTAGAGACATTGATATGATGTTCCAAAAAAATACTATAGTGCAGATGAAGGAGCTCTGAAACCCTATTAACACGACGATGTTTTTTCATAAGATTTTATTCTTGTTGAAGGAGCAgatgaagacgacgaagaagatgaTTTCCAAAATGTTGAGCTTAATGATGAAGACAGGGTTAGTGTTTCTTCTAAAATTGTTGAAGAGCTACATCATCTAGAAGCCAATAACAATGAAGTCATCTATAACAGCGACGATGAATGACATGATGTTGAGGACTTAAATCCAAATAATTACGATAGTGTTCTTGATTAATAGTTGTATTCTTAACATATTGCTTAGCTTGTTGATGGCGTTGTTGTAACGTTGTATTAGGTTTAACTGATCACAAATGTTTCTGCAATTGGTTTCTCTGATAGTGCTCTCGGTTATTTCCAGAAGTTGTCCAGATAATTTCTAAAAGCGTTCCCATACATTTTCATAGCTTTTCACATAAATCACCTGATAAAAAATTGCAAGAGAGGATGCAAAATTACACATGTACCTATGACTGATAGCAC
The window above is part of the Triticum aestivum cultivar Chinese Spring chromosome 2A, IWGSC CS RefSeq v2.1, whole genome shotgun sequence genome. Proteins encoded here:
- the LOC123191950 gene encoding subtilisin-like protease 4: MESFKLSLLFSLLAFLLLAIVTAGDELGTYVIHVQPQENRPFATIDDLKAWHQSFLPEHGRLLHSYHHVASGFAAQLTRRELKTVSAMSGFVAAVPNVIYHVQTTHTSQFLGLDTTLGVRNLSVGSGEGVIIGVLDTGVFPDHPSFSGFGMMPPPAKWKGRCDFNGSVCNGHKLIGARTFITSGNPSAPGAAPVSPIDGNGHGTHTSSTAAGSAVPGAQVLGQGNGTASGIAPGAHVAVYKVCDASGACAVVDVLAGIDAAVSDGCDVISISLGFPQRPFYNDSVAVGTFAAAEKGIFVSMAAGNAGPRNSTILNEAPWMLTVAASTMDRLIIAKVILGENLSFDGESLYQPDNSVAAPLFYPGANSTPSAQFCGNGSLDGFDVRNKIVLCDSGNVLPVEKGAEVLRAGGAGMILANEFSQGYITSPVAHVLPASRVSYAAGVEIKNYIKSTPNPTANISFRGTVLGTSPAPVITYFSSRGPSVHSPGILKPDITGPGVNVIAAWPFHVGPPSIDLRPTFNILSGTSMSTPHLAGVAALIKSKHPDWSPAAIKSAIMTTADVTDRSGTLILDEQHKTADLFAVGAGHVNPEKAVDPGLVFDAAAEDYIGYLCGMYTNQQVSVIARRAVDCSAVKVIREYQLNYPSISLRFPQTWSPTFVIEVDRTVKNVGEVPATYHHQVDMPADSPVSVGVFPSSLLFAEADQVQKLQIFVWATNSSATAVQGALLWVSEKHTVRIPISVTFAAE